A window of the Hypnocyclicus thermotrophus genome harbors these coding sequences:
- a CDS encoding pullulanase X25 domain-containing protein, protein MKRNIKAVFLLVILFSFVFTSFSFAEEKLVVLPGTIQSALGGTDWDPAGDVTKMTNIGNDIYQFKGIFPAGKYEYKVAVGGSWAENYGMNGEQDGKNIKLEIPEDNTEVTFTFDYNTKKITDSINGEAVVEETAPKVAVLGGLEIRLPGTIQSVLGGTDWDPAGDVTKMTHIGDDVYEFKAILPKGNYEYKVTVGGSWDENYGKDGAADGSNIELTVPADNTEVTFTFDYKTKSISHNLEIVGVNFIPVLTNTFEKKGKDADINVTNEFEFGILSKNLTVNSKTSLNFDLDHKKYTIVDSSIEKENLSLKDVEIEDFSADYKIGNLTVGGMINKSSYEKSTDFLGVIDPNTGSDDRDNTKNPEDIANNNIAGKVSYNNGIKLNAAVSSYKADIFEESKTKKTFGYLNLEKTFANDKIKVGTSNGLYSVKYDGKKENTAIDSTVYGEIKVNDKFSLKTEVGYVPTGTIETAITGTHKNGTNWDFIFDPADYDITDDISEVHLVGAFNGWDPADKTYTLTEQSDGTWTGTFADSVVGGKEYKFIYDATSWNGNEKGLPESSGSNAKVEETNRLDPKLDYGLNLYFAEANYNLFDKGNLKVGTKFLKANTYMPFASDDLLDDSSTGYVDNYLNADYKVLKNLKLYVEKTHKTQEVNRDKLLSTRLKAGFELTETPVVSYVKGYYLADPQDSNFNAELKEIFIETKTEKLPLVKYITVNTTQRFESKTSQYYVESELKEFSKMIEYVKGNLTYAVDDVYYSDQDGKAVQYWTEAKAHNLPIVSYVKAGYESDDNGGDGIVERSDYKDQDDNDWLKKFYAETKLEAKSLKNWDGLTVNYETRKLEEGKTDYTPSDLNQDEQYYVASEKSFIDWYSILTFTTGYKLPFDIQTNFTYKYDLAHKNTSEFEDDAMKVELEKKIGITTINASYNKQDGDEGEDYTKVSFKSVF, encoded by the coding sequence ATGAAAAGAAATATTAAGGCAGTATTTTTATTAGTTATTTTATTTAGTTTTGTTTTTACTAGTTTTTCTTTTGCTGAGGAGAAACTAGTTGTTTTACCGGGGACAATACAAAGTGCACTTGGGGGAACAGATTGGGATCCAGCAGGCGATGTAACAAAAATGACAAATATTGGAAACGATATTTATCAATTTAAAGGAATTTTTCCAGCTGGAAAATATGAATATAAAGTAGCAGTAGGTGGAAGTTGGGCAGAGAATTATGGAATGAATGGAGAACAAGATGGAAAAAATATTAAATTAGAAATTCCAGAAGATAATACAGAAGTAACATTTACATTTGATTATAATACTAAAAAAATTACTGATAGTATTAATGGAGAAGCTGTTGTAGAAGAAACAGCACCTAAAGTAGCTGTATTAGGAGGATTAGAAATAAGATTACCAGGGACAATACAAAGTGTACTTGGGGGAACAGATTGGGATCCAGCAGGCGATGTAACAAAAATGACTCATATTGGTGATGATGTATATGAATTTAAAGCTATATTACCAAAAGGAAACTATGAGTATAAGGTAACAGTAGGTGGAAGTTGGGATGAAAACTATGGTAAAGATGGTGCAGCAGATGGAAGTAATATAGAGTTAACAGTTCCAGCTGATAATACAGAAGTAACATTTACATTTGATTATAAAACAAAATCTATTTCTCATAATTTAGAAATAGTAGGAGTTAATTTTATACCTGTATTAACAAATACATTTGAAAAAAAAGGTAAAGATGCAGATATTAATGTAACAAATGAATTTGAATTTGGAATATTATCAAAAAATTTAACAGTTAATTCAAAAACTAGCTTAAATTTTGATTTAGATCATAAAAAATATACTATTGTAGATAGTTCAATAGAAAAAGAAAACTTATCATTAAAAGATGTAGAAATAGAAGATTTTTCAGCGGATTATAAAATAGGAAACTTAACAGTTGGAGGAATGATAAATAAATCATCATATGAAAAATCTACAGATTTTTTAGGAGTAATAGATCCAAATACAGGTAGTGATGATAGAGATAATACTAAAAATCCAGAAGATATAGCAAATAATAATATAGCAGGAAAAGTATCATACAATAATGGAATAAAATTAAATGCGGCAGTATCTAGTTATAAAGCAGATATATTTGAAGAATCAAAAACTAAAAAAACTTTTGGATATTTGAATTTAGAAAAAACATTTGCAAACGATAAAATAAAAGTAGGAACATCAAATGGTTTATATTCTGTAAAATATGATGGTAAAAAAGAAAATACAGCAATTGATTCAACAGTATATGGAGAAATTAAAGTAAATGATAAATTTTCTTTAAAAACTGAAGTAGGATATGTACCAACAGGAACAATTGAGACAGCTATTACAGGTACACATAAAAATGGAACTAATTGGGACTTTATATTTGATCCAGCGGATTATGATATAACTGATGATATTTCAGAAGTACATTTAGTAGGTGCGTTTAATGGTTGGGATCCAGCAGATAAAACTTATACATTAACAGAACAATCAGATGGAACTTGGACAGGAACATTTGCAGACTCAGTAGTAGGTGGAAAAGAATATAAATTTATATATGATGCAACTTCATGGAATGGAAATGAAAAAGGATTACCTGAAAGTTCTGGAAGTAATGCAAAAGTAGAAGAAACAAATAGACTTGATCCAAAATTAGATTATGGATTAAATTTATATTTTGCAGAAGCAAATTATAATTTATTTGATAAAGGAAACTTAAAAGTTGGAACTAAATTTTTAAAAGCTAATACATATATGCCATTTGCAAGTGATGATTTATTAGATGACAGCTCAACAGGGTATGTGGATAATTATTTAAACGCAGATTATAAAGTATTAAAAAATTTAAAATTATATGTAGAAAAAACTCATAAAACACAAGAAGTAAATAGAGATAAATTATTATCAACTAGATTAAAAGCAGGATTTGAATTAACAGAAACTCCAGTAGTAAGCTATGTAAAAGGATATTATTTAGCAGATCCACAAGATTCTAATTTTAATGCAGAATTAAAAGAAATATTTATAGAAACAAAAACAGAAAAATTACCATTAGTAAAATATATAACTGTAAATACAACTCAAAGATTTGAATCAAAAACATCTCAATACTATGTAGAATCAGAATTAAAAGAATTTAGTAAAATGATAGAATACGTAAAAGGTAACTTAACTTATGCAGTAGATGATGTTTATTATTCTGATCAAGATGGTAAAGCAGTTCAATACTGGACAGAAGCAAAAGCGCACAATTTACCAATAGTATCATATGTAAAAGCAGGATATGAGTCAGATGATAATGGCGGAGATGGAATAGTTGAAAGAAGTGATTATAAAGATCAAGATGATAATGATTGGTTGAAAAAATTCTATGCTGAAACAAAATTAGAAGCAAAATCATTAAAAAATTGGGATGGACTTACAGTTAATTATGAAACAAGAAAATTAGAAGAAGGGAAAACTGATTATACTCCTTCTGATTTAAATCAAGATGAGCAATATTATGTAGCATCAGAAAAATCATTTATTGATTGGTATTCAATATTAACATTTACTACAGGATATAAACTTCCTTTTGATATACAAACTAATTTTACATATAAATATGATTTAGCTCATAAAAATACATCAGAATTTGAAGATGACGCAATGAAAGTAGAGTTAGAGAAAAAAATTGGTATAACTACAATAAATGCTTCATATAATAAACAAGATGGAGATGAAGGAGAAGATTATACTAAAGTAAGCTTTAAATCAGTATTTTAA